CCGAATGCGCCGTTGCGAATCGTCGGCGTGGTGGGCGACACGCGACATGCGGGGCCGGCACTTCCCCCCGAGCCAACCGTATTCGTTCCGCTGGCACAGGCATGGGAAAGTTCGTTCGACTTCATCCGCCTCTACATGCCCACGTACATCGTGGTTCGCGGCGCCGCCGCGGAAGCGTTGGGTACCGACGAGGTACGCGACGCGATCCACGGCATCGCACCTTACGTCGCGGCGGCCGAGGGCCGGCCCATGCGTGCCGACGTGAGCGCCGTCACCGCCGACTATCGCAGGGATGCCGCGGTGTCCGCCACGTTCGCGCTTTTCGCGCTGCTGCTGGCATGCACGGGACTGTACTCCAGCCAGTCGGTCGAGGTCGTGGTGAAGCGTCACGATTTCGCGTTGCGCTCCGCATTGGGCGCTACGCCCACGGACCTGGCGGCGGTGATCGTTTCGCGCAACGTGCGCACGGCCGTGATCGGTGCGTGCCTGGGACTGGGCTGCTCCCTGCTTGCGCACCAAGGTCCCCTTGGCCGGGTATGGGCACCGGAGAGTCCGGTCGACGTGGCGGTGGCGTCCTCCGCATGCGCGGCGATGCTGATCGCGGCCGTCGCCGCCAGCGGCCTGCCCGCATGGCGCGCGGCGCGGATCGACCCCATACATGTGATAAGGGAAGGATAAAACGATGGATACCGTCTTCCGGCCGCCCGAAGGAGCGCCCATGCATCGCAAGGATACGCGACCACCCGTTCTGATCGTCGACGATCACCCCGACGTGCGCCTCGCGATGCGCGTACTGCTGCGCACGGAGCATATCCCTTCCTTCGAAGTGGACTCGCCCGGCGCGGCGTTGGATGCCCTGTCGCGCAGCGAGTTCTCGTGCGCCGTACTCGACCTCAACTACAGCGCCGATACCACCTCGGGCAACGAAGGGTTGGCCCTGGTGGGACGACTGCGCGAAGAAGTACCCGACATGCCCCTGGTCGTCATGACGGCGTGGGGTAGCATCGACCTGGCCGTGAAGGCCATGCGCCTGGGCGCGGCCGATTTCATCGAGAAGCCATGGAGCAACGCGCGCATGCTGCATACCGTGCGTGCCCAGCTGGCGCTGCGCGACATGCGTGAGGAGAACCTGCGGTTGCGACATGAAGCGTCCCTGTCGCGCCAGTCGTCGGACGTGTTGAGGATCTGCGAATCCTCGTCGATGCGGCACGTGGTCGAATTGGTGTCGCGGGTCGCCAAAACGCATGCGAACGTGCTTCTCCTCGGGGAGAACGGCACCGGGAAGTCGCTTTTCGCACGCGAGCTGCACGCCCTTTCGCCACGCGTGGAGCAGCCGCTCATCCGCGTGGACATGGGCAGCCTTCCCGAATCGCGCTTCGTCGACGACATGTTCGGCGAAGAGTGCCCCACGCCCAGGCCCGGACGGTTCGAACTGGCCCACCGAGGCACGCTCGTCCTCGAGGAAGTCGGCAACATCGCCCTGTTCAACCAGGTGAAGCTGCTGCGGGTGATCGAGGAGGGCGAGCTGGAACGGAGCGGCTCCACACGCACCCGCCGGGTAGACGTGCGGGTCGTTTCGACCAGCAATGCCGACCTGGAAGCGGCCATCCGCGCGAACCGCTTTCGCCGCGATTTGCTGTATCGCCTCAATGCCATGCAGGTTCGTCTGCCGTCGTTGCGCGAGCGCGTCGAGGACATCGTTCCGCTGGCGCGGCATTTCCTGCTGCGCGAATGCCGTCGGCTCGGTCGCGATGCGATGGTATTCGCCCCGTCGGCCGAGCGGGCCATGCGGACGTATGCCTGGCCGGGCAACGTGCGCGAGCTGGAGCATGCCGTGGAGCGCGCGATGCTCCTGGCCTCGGGCAAGGAGATCGATGCCGCCGACCTCGCACTGAGCCGGTCCACCGACACGCCGCTGGTGCTCGACAGCCTCACGTTGCCGGATGCCGAGGAGATGCTGATCCGCAACGCGATGGAGCGCAACGACCACAACCTCCAGCGGGCCGCCGAAGCCCTGGGTATTTCGCGGCAGGCGCTCTACCGCCGCCTGGACAAGCATCGATCGAAAAGTCATTCCGAACAGGTGGACTGAACGCACGGAGCGGACGATGAAGGGCTTCCCGAAGCTGTCCGATCCCTGGACCGACCGGACGCGGTTGCGCCGTCGTGCCATTCTCTGGGCGGTCGGGTTCACGTGG
This window of the Luteibacter aegosomatis genome carries:
- a CDS encoding sigma-54-dependent transcriptional regulator, which gives rise to MHRKDTRPPVLIVDDHPDVRLAMRVLLRTEHIPSFEVDSPGAALDALSRSEFSCAVLDLNYSADTTSGNEGLALVGRLREEVPDMPLVVMTAWGSIDLAVKAMRLGAADFIEKPWSNARMLHTVRAQLALRDMREENLRLRHEASLSRQSSDVLRICESSSMRHVVELVSRVAKTHANVLLLGENGTGKSLFARELHALSPRVEQPLIRVDMGSLPESRFVDDMFGEECPTPRPGRFELAHRGTLVLEEVGNIALFNQVKLLRVIEEGELERSGSTRTRRVDVRVVSTSNADLEAAIRANRFRRDLLYRLNAMQVRLPSLRERVEDIVPLARHFLLRECRRLGRDAMVFAPSAERAMRTYAWPGNVRELEHAVERAMLLASGKEIDAADLALSRSTDTPLVLDSLTLPDAEEMLIRNAMERNDHNLQRAAEALGISRQALYRRLDKHRSKSHSEQVD